The following nucleotide sequence is from Thermodesulfobacteriota bacterium.
AGCAGCAGCTTCCACGGCCAGAGGGCGAGGCCTGGCGGGAGCAGGCGAGGCAGGGCCGCCAGGAGGAGGAAGAGGAGCAGGAGGTGCAGGGCCGGCATCCGCCCCTCCGCGGTGCTCCCCAGGCACAGGGCCGCCGTCCCGAGGGCGCCGAGTCCCCCCACCGCGCCCCACCCCAGGGGGCCCCCGACGCACGCGGCGACGGCAAAGCACAGAGATCCCGCCAGTACCAGGATCCCAGGAGCCCTCATCCTTCTTTGTCCTCCGCCCCGAGCCAGCGCCGGGCCGCCTCCGCCTCCTGCCCCTCGAAGAAGCGCACCCGGGGCAGGGCCGGGACGGCGCCGCCGGTGCCCTCCGGCGGCCCGCGGGCGACGAGGGCCTCCCACCAGCCCTCCCACTCCCGGCCCCCCACCACGGCCACCCGCCGGATGCGCGCCAGGTGGCGGGCGGCGGGCACCAGGTCCTTCCACAGGGCGCCGGCCGCGAAGCCTTGGAGGCCGTCCACCACGACGAGGACGCGAAGGGTCGCGGCGCCCCCCAGGGCCTCCTCCACGAGGCCGTCCATGGCCCGCACGTCGCCCCGACCGAGCCGGCCCGAGAGCCGAAGGCCCAGCGTGCCCGCCCCGAAGCCTCCCAGGACCTCGAACACGCGCGCCTCCCCTGGTGAAGGTTGGAAGGTGAAGGGTAGCCCTCGGCGCAGCGCCCCACCTGGCACGGACTCGAGCCCGAAGGCAGAAAAAAGCATAGCCTGTCGTTTCCGACAGGCTACGTTCAGGGGACCCGGTGGGGGTCGGGGTCCCTCTCGTCGTCTGGTGGGCGATGCAGGGCTCGAACCTGCGACCCCTGGCATGTGAGGCCAGTGCTCTACCACTGAGCTAATCGCCCGCGAGGGGGTCTTTATAGCGGCATGCCCCGGACCGGTCAAGGCCTTTGTAGGACCACGATCCACCACCTCGGTGGCGAGCGGGGTCCGGGAGCCCCTGCGCTGCGCCCCGCAATCCGCGCCAGTTGGAGGAGAGGTCCCTCACGGAACCGGTGCGCCTCGCTTCACCGGTGTCCACCGGCTGTGGAGGATCGGTCGATGCGGTACGGGGCTCCGCTCCGGGGCTCCCGGACCCCGCCCCAGAATTTGGTGGTGGATTTAGGAGGATCCGCGGATGACGTTGGCGGCCGAGGCCGCTCCTACCCGGCCGCGCGACACGTCCGCGTGAGCTGCGCCCGCGCCAGGTGGGCTGCGACCCGGGCGCAGGCAAACGACGAGCCCCAGAGGTTGGCCCCCGGGGGGAGCCCGGGGAGGTCGCGGGGGCGGCCGGCGGCCCGCCAGGTGCGCGGGGCGCCGGGGGCGGGGAGGACCTCTCCGGGGGAGAGCCCGTCATCGGCCAGCGCCCGGCACACGCCCGGCAGGGCGGCGGGGAGCAGCTCGGCCCCGTCGGGTCGGTTCGGGAGGGCCGGCGCCACGAGCACGCACCCGGCCTCCGCGGCGGCCTCGCAGGCCTGGGCGAGAAGGGCGGCC
It contains:
- a CDS encoding STAS/SEC14 domain-containing protein, with product MFEVLGGFGAGTLGLRLSGRLGRGDVRAMDGLVEEALGGAATLRVLVVVDGLQGFAAGALWKDLVPAARHLARIRRVAVVGGREWEGWWEALVARGPPEGTGGAVPALPRVRFFEGQEAEAARRWLGAEDKEG
- a CDS encoding S8 family serine peptidase; the protein is MRIAVIDTGVNPWHSHVRGRVEGCRVRVGADGSIREDGDFRDPVGHGTAVAGVLREALPEAELFAVRVFGDDAATYPSLVARGILLAAAEGCRVLNLSLGVAPGPGAALLAQACEAAAEAGCVLVAPALPNRPDGAELLPAALPGVCRALADDGLSPGEVLPAPGAPRTWRAAGRPRDLPGLPPGANLWGSSFACARVAAHLARAQLTRTCRAAG